The DNA window GCTTCGAGACGCTTAATTGCCACAGGCTGTGGCTGGATGCATATACAGACAATGAAAGGGCAATAGGCCTTTACAATAGTGAGGGTTTTGTGCAGGAGGGCGTAATAAGGGAGTGCAAGAAGCAGGGGGATAATTACCGCTCAATGGTGGTAATGTCGATGCTGGAAAATGAATATAAAGGTTGGAAGTGATCACAGGATGCTGCTCATAACAGGGTAATCCTCTGCACCGGAGCCACCGGTCATGGGAGCAAACTCATAGTCGGCAAATACTGCACGCATTACTGCGGTATTGCCGTATTTTTCTCGTATAATATCTATTGCGGTGTCGAGCGCTTGCTTCTTGTCTGCATTTGTTTCGTCAAATATGGATGCCTGCATGTATTCATCGCAGCACAAATCTGTTACTCTTACGCCAAGATGCCTTATCTTTTCACCTTTCCAAGCCTCGCAGAATAGAGATACAACATTCCTATATATTTCGTTGGTGATATTTGTTGCATTGTACAATCTGCGCTGGTGGGTATAAGAATTAAGCTCTGAAGTTCGGATTTCCACACATACTACCCGGCAGCATGATTTGGCAGCTCTAAGACGAAATGCAACTGATTCTGTCAAGGATAACAATACTTTATAGGCTGTTTTATAATCTGTTACATCAAATCGGATTGTTGTACTGTTTCCAATTCCTTTCATTTGAAGAAAGTAACCTGAATGTACCAGTGATTCATCAAGTCCATTTGCATAGCACCAAATCAAATTCCCATGGGACTTCAATTTCATCTCTAATAGCTTTCTATCCGTGTTTGCAAGTTCGCCTATAGTACTGATGTTTAAATCCAATAATTTCTTTAGGGTTTTACGGCCCACCATAAATAAATCACCTACGGGCAGGGGCCACATTTTTTTTGGTATCTCCGACCTCCAGAGTGTGTGAACCATATCGGGCTTTTTTAAATCTCCGGCTACCTTAGCTAAAAGCTTATTATGGGAGATGCCAATATTGACTGTAAAGCCAAGCTCTCTATGAATATGGTCCTTAATCAGGTGAGCTGCTGTTACCGGATCACCAAAGTGAGGTTCCAATCCTGTATAATCCAAGAACATCTCATCTATTGAAAATCGCTGGAGTACCGGAGAGTACTCCTTCATGAGATCATACAGTGTATTGCTGCATTTCATATATAAATAGTAATTTGGCGGTACGATAACTAATCCGGGGCATTTCTGCTTTGCCTGCCATATGACTTCTCCAGTTTGAACCCCATACTTTTTTGCAGGGGTACTTTTAGCTAATATGATGCCATGCCGATCTGCTTGATTACCCCCTACGGCAGAAGGTATTTCACGCAGGTCAGTTTTTTCGCCGCACTGTATGTTGTACACGGCCTGCCATGACAGAAAGGCCGAGTTTGCATCAATATGCATGATAATCCTGTTCTTGGACATACATACCTCCAATTCTGAAGTCGTTCCCCGTTCCCCCGCACCTATATCTTGTATATATACCATCTTGAGGTGTCTATTTCGAATCTAAGCTCAAAGGGTTTGATCTGGTTGCCGATTTGTGTCTGACAGGTGAATTTTATCATTCTGTTGCCGGCAAACTTATCAATATCCCTTTTTATTATTCTATCTACTTTTATTGTTATCAGTTCCGACCCATCATCAAGGTATCTGAACCTTATAGGTGCAGGGTTGCCTTCCAGATCGAAAAGTACTATTGCCTCAATAGGCTTTCTAAGTGTTTTCATATATCACACCCCATAAAAAAGAGTAAGCCATTATACAAAATGTGAAAAAGAAGCTTTTTCACACTTTTGTTTCCTTAATGCAATCACGGAAATTCGAATAATTCCATATAATATTATTTCCGTGCTATCTATGTTTAGTGATTTAATATTAGCACGTTTTTACCGACTCAGAAACCTTGCTATAGTGCTGTATAAGCAAATTTTGCTAAATTACCTAGTTAATTCATGAGTATAAAGGATATCTCATAGAATATTATACGAACACGTGTTCGATTTAATGCATGTCTAATTCATTTTTTTGAGGTTCTTCTTTTTT is part of the Clostridia bacterium genome and encodes:
- a CDS encoding DNA polymerase IV; translation: MSKNRIIMHIDANSAFLSWQAVYNIQCGEKTDLREIPSAVGGNQADRHGIILAKSTPAKKYGVQTGEVIWQAKQKCPGLVIVPPNYYLYMKCSNTLYDLMKEYSPVLQRFSIDEMFLDYTGLEPHFGDPVTAAHLIKDHIHRELGFTVNIGISHNKLLAKVAGDLKKPDMVHTLWRSEIPKKMWPLPVGDLFMVGRKTLKKLLDLNISTIGELANTDRKLLEMKLKSHGNLIWCYANGLDESLVHSGYFLQMKGIGNSTTIRFDVTDYKTAYKVLLSLTESVAFRLRAAKSCCRVVCVEIRTSELNSYTHQRRLYNATNITNEIYRNVVSLFCEAWKGEKIRHLGVRVTDLCCDEYMQASIFDETNADKKQALDTAIDIIREKYGNTAVMRAVFADYEFAPMTGGSGAEDYPVMSSIL